Genomic window (Sphingosinicella microcystinivorans):
TGGGAAGCGGGGTCGCAGACCGGCCTGATTCCGGAGCGCACGCTGGCGGCGCCGTCAGCGGTGATCGGTACGATGTTCGATCTCGTGCGGTCCGGCGAGCTGCCTGCGAACCTGTTGGTGTCGTTCGGGCGCGCGGCGCTCGGGCTGCTGATCGGCGTCGCGCTCGGCATCGTGCTGGGCCTCGTCGCAGGGCTTTCCCGTTCCGGGGAGGTGGCGATTGATCCGCTGATGCAGATCAAGCGCACGATCCCCGCGCTGGCGCTGACGCCCCTGTTCATCGTCTGGTTCGGCATCGGGGAGACGCCGAAGATCGCGCTCATCGCGTTCGCGACGGTGTTCCCGGTCTATCTCAATCTCTACAGCGGGATTCGCAGCGTCGATGTCAGGCTGCTCGACGCGGCGCGCAGCTTCGGGCTCAGCCGCCTCGAGCAGGTCTGGCATGTCGTCCTGCCCGGCGCCTTGCCGTCGCTGCTCGTCGGGCTGCGCTACGCCCTGTCGGTTTCCATCCTGGTGCTCGTGGTGGCGGAGCAGATCAATGCCTCCGCCGGTCTCGGGTTCCTCATCAACAATGCGCGCGATTTCCTGCGCACCGACATCATCGTCGTGTGCCTGATGGTCTACGCGCTGCTCGGACTCGGAGCCGATTGGCTCGTGCGGACCCTTGAAAGCCGGGCGCTGGTCTGGCGGCCCAGTATCGTGGAGCGATGATCATGGATGCACGTCTCGGACTCGTTGCAGGCAGTTCGCTTCCCGCCGCCGATGCGGCCGCGCCGGTCGTCCGGCTCCGGAATTTCGAACGCCGTTTCGGCGAGAACACGATCATCAGCGGGCTCGATCTCGATATTGCGCCCGGTGAGTTCGTGGCGCTGCTCGGCCGCTCGGGCAGCGGGAAGACCACGCTGCTGAGGACGCTGGCGGGGCTTGACGATGTGCGGTTGCAGGACGTGAACGTACCCGCATCGCGCGCCGTCGTCTTTCAGGATGCCCGTCTGCTGCCGTGGAAACGGGTCTGGCAGAACGTCGCGCTCGGGCTGGGCGGGAAGGATGTCCGCAGTCGGGCGGAGACGGCGCTGAAGGAGGTCGACCTCGGGCACCGGCTGGATGCGTGGCCGCTCACGCTTTCGGGCGGCGAGGCGCAGCGCACGGCGCTTGCGCGCGCGCTGGTCCGGGAGCCGAAGCTGCTCCTCCTCGACGAACCGTTCGCCGCGCTCGACGCGCTCACGCGGCACAGGATGCACGACCTCGTCCTGTCGCTCTGGCGCGCGCACCAGCCCGCCGTGCTGCTCGTCACGCACGATGTCGACGAGGCGATCGCGCTCGCCGACCGTATTCTCGTCCTCGACGGCGGGCGCATCGTGGCGGCGGAGCGCATCGCCACGCCGCGCGGCGAGCGTGCGGGGCTGACGCGGGGCCTGCGCGAGCAACTGCTCGGCAAGCTCGGCAATGGAAGCCATGAAGACGGAGTGGTCCCGTTCGGCAAGGCGGCCGCGCGCGCGGCGGAGGCGCGTCGGTGAACGCCGTCACGACCATAGCGCCGGCCGTCGACATCACGCCGCTCAGGGGGTTCGTCACGAGCTTCGCCGAGCTCCTCTCCGGAACGCGCGACGAGCGGGCCATTCTCGATTCCGGGCACGCGCTCCTGCAGCGGCTCGTCTCGCGCGACGACTGGCTGCCGCCCGCCTACGCCCGGCCGAGCGCGGAACGCTATCAGCAGTATCTCCTGCACTGCGACAGCCGCGAGCGGTTCTCCGTGGTGAGCTTCGTGTGGGGGCCGGGGCAATCGACGCCGGTCCACGACCATCGCGTATGGGGCCTCGTCGGCGTGCTGCGCGGCAGCGAACGCGTGGAGCCGTTCGAACGGGACGGTACAGGGCGGCTGCGGCATCGGGGAGAAGCGGAAATCCTGAAGGCCGGATCGGTGGACAGCTTCAGCCCGAGGACCGGGGATATCCACCGCGTTTCCAACGCGCTCGCCGATCAGGTTTCCATCAGCATCCACGTGTACGGCGCCAATATCGGCGCGGTCGAGCGCGCGACCTATG
Coding sequences:
- a CDS encoding ABC transporter permease; its protein translation is MSLLPQVGRLISRARWLSPLLLLLLWEAGSQTGLIPERTLAAPSAVIGTMFDLVRSGELPANLLVSFGRAALGLLIGVALGIVLGLVAGLSRSGEVAIDPLMQIKRTIPALALTPLFIVWFGIGETPKIALIAFATVFPVYLNLYSGIRSVDVRLLDAARSFGLSRLEQVWHVVLPGALPSLLVGLRYALSVSILVLVVAEQINASAGLGFLINNARDFLRTDIIVVCLMVYALLGLGADWLVRTLESRALVWRPSIVER
- a CDS encoding ABC transporter ATP-binding protein, whose translation is MDARLGLVAGSSLPAADAAAPVVRLRNFERRFGENTIISGLDLDIAPGEFVALLGRSGSGKTTLLRTLAGLDDVRLQDVNVPASRAVVFQDARLLPWKRVWQNVALGLGGKDVRSRAETALKEVDLGHRLDAWPLTLSGGEAQRTALARALVREPKLLLLDEPFAALDALTRHRMHDLVLSLWRAHQPAVLLVTHDVDEAIALADRILVLDGGRIVAAERIATPRGERAGLTRGLREQLLGKLGNGSHEDGVVPFGKAAARAAEARR
- a CDS encoding cysteine dioxygenase, with protein sequence MNAVTTIAPAVDITPLRGFVTSFAELLSGTRDERAILDSGHALLQRLVSRDDWLPPAYARPSAERYQQYLLHCDSRERFSVVSFVWGPGQSTPVHDHRVWGLVGVLRGSERVEPFERDGTGRLRHRGEAEILKAGSVDSFSPRTGDIHRVSNALADQVSISIHVYGANIGAVERATYAEDGTEKPFISGYANTTLPNLWDRSRG